The genomic interval AACTAAATATGAATGGCTGATTGATAAAACAATGCTCGATAATGAATTTAAAAATGTAAAGGTACTTCCACAGCTACATACGTATATTTGGGGAAATAAGCGTGGAGTGTAGATAAACGGGAAGGTATTTAGGAGGATTTTGGGATGAGTAAATTTAATACTCCTCAAATAGAGGAGGCAATTCGCTTATTATTAGAAGCAGTTGGAGAGGATCCAAATAGAGAAGGATTATTGGATACTCCAAAACGTGTAGCAAAAATGTACGAAGAAGTTTTTTCAGGTCTAACAATTGATCCGAAAGAATATTTTGAAACGATTTTCCATGAAGACCATGAAGAATTGGTATTAGTAAAGGATATCCCTTTTTATTCGATGTGTGAGCATCACTTAGTTCCTTTTTACGGAAAAGCACATGTAGCTTATATTCCTAAGGGAGGAAGAGTCGCTGGATTAAGTAAGCTTGCAAGAGCAATTGAGGCAGTTTCGAAGCGACCGCAATTGCAGGAGAGAATTACGTCTACTGTTGCAGATACTATGATGGAAACGCTAGAGCCACATGGAGTAATGGTTGTTGTGGAAGCAGAGCATATGTGTATGACGATGCGTGGAGTGAAAAAGCCTGGTGCTAAAACAGTTACTTCTGCTGTTCGTGGTGTTTTCCAAACAGATAGTGATAAGCGTGCAGAAGTTTTTGCGATGATTAAATAGGCTCATATTTGTATTAAATTTTTGGGAAAATCCTGTTATTAGCAGGATTTTTTTTATTAACTTATATTTTTTTTAAGCCTTGCATAATACGAATACAGAAGGGGAGGGAGAAATTAAAGGGTTAAGGGAATAGGAAGAGGGCTTATATAGAGAATATTTTGCAAGGGATAGAGCGTTTGATGAATATGTATCAATCTTTGGTTCCCTAGTATATGGATTGAACCTGAGAGACATTAGTATAAGTTAAGGACACTGGATAAAATGGGAGAAAACCAATTCAGATGAGATTATTTATAATTTTTCTGCACAAGTAGAGTATCAAAAAGGTTTCTACGGACTTCTCTTACCGTCTGTATAGCAATGATGTCAATTCTTCTGTCCTTTGCAGTGCCGTTTTGAGAATAGAGGGTTTCGAGAGGGTCCGCACTTATCGGTTGGGGTAAAAGGGAAAGCACCTGAGTAAATAGACGGAAAATTTTCGCTTATTTAGTAATTATTATTAAAAAAGGCTTAAATAGACGGAGAGATTCCGCTTATTGACTTGAAAAATGGGAAAAAGGGAGAGTTTGCTTTGCATAATCGGAAAACCTTCCCTTATTTGCCACAAAATAAGCACTATTTTGCATTTAACCGGAAAACCTCCGCTTATTTCCCTTTAGTCGGTTACTCGATTCAGGACAAAACATCTTATTTAAAAGGCAATGAGTCAAAGAGATTTTCATTTTAATGCATGATGATGAACGGTACTAAAAGTAAGGGAGGCTTTATATAAATAAGGATTTTGCATTCAAAATAAAGAAACTCGCCAATGGCGAGTTTTCCTATTTTATATACCAATAACAATGTCAAATCGGCACCCATTTTAAGAAAAGTACCTCAAAAGCAACTCTTTGTTAAAAGGAGCCTTGCTTTTTGTTTTACGCAATATTTTCAGAAGCGTCAATATCATTAGACTGATACTGCTTTGTATCTAATTCACCAAGTGTTTTACTTGTTACAACACCGGAAACCATTGATCCACTTACGTTTAGAGCAGTACGTCCCATATCAATTAGTGGTTCAACTGAAATTAATACCCCAGCTAAAGCAACTGGTAGGTTTAAAGTAGAAAGAACGATTAATGTTGCAAAAGTTGCTCCTCCACCGACTCCAGCTACCCCAAAAGAACTGATCATAACAACAATAATTAAGGTTGCGATGAATGAAGGGGATAAAGGATTAATCCCTTGTGTTGGTGCAATCATGACTGCAAGCATTGCTGGATAGATACCGGCACAACCATTTTGACCAATGGATACTCCAAAGGATGCAGAGAAGTTTGCAATCGATTCAGGTACACCTAATTTATTTTTTTGTGCCTCAATATTTAATGGCATTGTTCCAGCACTTGTGCGGGAAGTGAATGCAAATGTTAGAACTGGCCACACCTTTTTCACATATTGTTTTGGACTTAGTCCCATAATAGCAAGAATGATTAAATGAACAATAAACATCGCAATTAACGCAACATATGAAGCAATAACAAATTTACCTAGCTTTACTATGGCATCGAAGTTACTTCCTGCAACAGTTTTAGCCATAAGTGCAAGGATTCCATATGGAGTTAATCGTAATACTAATGTTACAATACGCATCACTACTGTATGTAAAGCTTCAACAATCTTTTGGAAGAAAGCAGCTTGCTCTGGATTTTTTCTTTTAATACCAAGGAATGCAACCCCAACAAATGCTGCGAAAATAACTACCGCAATTGTAGATGTTGGTCTAGCTCCTGTTAAATCTTGAAATGGGTTAGCTGGTAAAAAGCTAAGAATTTTTTGTGGTACAGTCGTGCTTTGTACTTCTCCTAAAGTTTCTTCTAA from Niallia sp. FSL W8-0635 carries:
- the folE gene encoding GTP cyclohydrolase I FolE, encoding MSKFNTPQIEEAIRLLLEAVGEDPNREGLLDTPKRVAKMYEEVFSGLTIDPKEYFETIFHEDHEELVLVKDIPFYSMCEHHLVPFYGKAHVAYIPKGGRVAGLSKLARAIEAVSKRPQLQERITSTVADTMMETLEPHGVMVVVEAEHMCMTMRGVKKPGAKTVTSAVRGVFQTDSDKRAEVFAMIK
- a CDS encoding L-cystine transporter, with product MNFFVILNIVILLILLSVLFYMQKKHISFSKRVFTGLGLGVLFGAILQLIYAPTSEVITTTNDWFGLVGSGYVKLLQMIVMPLVFISIIAAFTKLEKSANLGKISGLVIGTLLLTTAISAGIGIATTAGFDLKAIDVSAGDAEILRGQQLEETLGEVQSTTVPQKILSFLPANPFQDLTGARPTSTIAVVIFAAFVGVAFLGIKRKNPEQAAFFQKIVEALHTVVMRIVTLVLRLTPYGILALMAKTVAGSNFDAIVKLGKFVIASYVALIAMFIVHLIILAIMGLSPKQYVKKVWPVLTFAFTSRTSAGTMPLNIEAQKNKLGVPESIANFSASFGVSIGQNGCAGIYPAMLAVMIAPTQGINPLSPSFIATLIIVVMISSFGVAGVGGGATFATLIVLSTLNLPVALAGVLISVEPLIDMGRTALNVSGSMVSGVVTSKTLGELDTKQYQSNDIDASENIA